From Oncorhynchus keta strain PuntledgeMale-10-30-2019 chromosome 25, Oket_V2, whole genome shotgun sequence, one genomic window encodes:
- the LOC118358509 gene encoding TM2 domain-containing protein 2-like: MARISLNYILMCGQVLLLLSVLLLQCLEGIYSQNSSDSPGQRATTAAFSASEQPQDNVTTYHIIPVERVNYTELYEYRPPSPVVLCSYLPEEFIHCQDPVDHAQNSTAILEMGHGCWKFGGQVHKDVNHTPVICTALDDIECAGPREFLRGNEPCIKYTGHYFITTLLYSFFLGCFGVDRFCLGHTGTAVGKLLTLGGLGIWWFVDLILLITGGLMPSDNSNWCTFY; this comes from the exons ATGGCTAGGATTTCACTTAATTACATACTGATGTGCGGGCAAGTTCTCTTGCTACTGTCAGTGTTGCTTTTGCAATGTTTGGAAGGAATATACTCCCAGAATTCATCAGACTCACCCGGACAGAGGGCAACAACAGCTGCATTCAGTGCCAGTGAGCAGCCACAAGATAATGTGACTACGTATCACATCATACCAGTTGAACGCGTGAATTATACTGAACTGTATGAATACAGGCCTCCGTCACCAGTTGTCCTCTGCAGCTATCT ACCAGAGGAGTTCATCCACTGTCAAGATCCAGTGGACCATGCACAGAACTCCACTGCCATTCTGGAAATGGGACACGGTTGTTGGAAG TTTGGTGGGCAGGTACACAAAGACGTGAATCACACACCAGTCATCTGCACGGCACTGGATGACATTGAATGTGCTGGACCCAGGGAGTTCCTGAGAGGGAATGAGCCCTGCATCAA GTACACTGGCCACTATTTCATCACCACCCTGCTGTACTCATTCTTCCTGGGTTGCTTTGGAGTGGACAGGTTCTGCCTGGGGCATACAGGCACAGCCGTGGGCAAGCTACTGACCCTAGGAGGCCTTGGCATCTGGTGGTTTGTGgacctcatcctcctcatcaccGGAGGCCTCATGCCCAGTGATAACAGCAACTGGTGTACCTTCTACTGA